One Dictyoglomus thermophilum H-6-12 DNA window includes the following coding sequences:
- the cas2 gene encoding CRISPR-associated endonuclease Cas2 yields the protein MFVIVTYDINEKRVDKVRRILRRYLSWVQNSVFEGEITIGKLEKCKKELQFVIVPEEDSIYFYIIENKNNYIKNVLGIEKDLDSYVY from the coding sequence GTGTTCGTAATTGTAACCTATGACATAAACGAAAAAAGAGTAGACAAAGTTAGAAGAATACTAAGAAGGTACCTTAGTTGGGTACAAAACTCAGTCTTCGAGGGTGAAATAACTATTGGAAAATTAGAAAAGTGTAAAAAGGAATTACAATTCGTAATAGTACCTGAAGAAGATTCAATCTATTTTTATATTATCGAAAATAAAAACAACTACATAAAAAATGTGTTAGGAATCGAAAAAGATTTGGACTCTTATGTTTACTGA